The DNA window CCGGCCGGTCCACCAGGCGATCTTCGAGGCGGTCTCCTCGCTGTTCGACGCCAACGAGCCCATCGATGCGGTCACCGTTTCCGAGGCCTTGCGGCGCACCGAGATGCTCGAGCGCATCGGCGGCCTCGGCTATCTCACCCATCTGATCGACGCAGTCCCGGCGACGTCGAACATCGACCACTATGTCTCGATCGTCGAGGAGCACGCCCTGCGACGCAGGCTGATGCGCGTCGGCGGCGAGGTCTCGACGTTCGCGACGACGATGGACGAGCCCATCACCGAGGTGCTCGACAGATCGGAGCAGGCCGTGTTCGCGGTGTCGGAGCGCCGGGTGGGCGACGGCCTGGCCCCCATCGATCCGCTTCTCGGGCCTGCCATCGAGCTCGCCGAGGAGCTGAACCGAAAGGGAAACGAGGTCACGGGCTTGTCAACGGGTTTTCGCGACCTCGATCGCAAGCTGGCCGGCCTGCACCCGACGAACCTGGTGATCGTGGCGGCCAGGCCCGGCATGGGGAAGTCGACGATCGCCCTCAACATCGCACAGAACGTGGCCATCACGGACGAGCCGGTCGCCATCTTCACGCTGGAGATGAGCCGCGAGGAAGTGGTGACGCGCATGCTCTGCTCCCTCGGCAGGATCGATTCGCAGAAGCTGCGGACGGGGCGGCTCAACGAGTCGGATTTCACGAAGATGTCGAACGCTGCGAGCGTCCTCTACAAGAAGCCGATCTACGTCGATGACTCGCCGTCGCTCACGGTCACCGAGATCAGGGCGAAATGCCGGCGGATGCGACGCAGGCCGGGCCTGTCGCTCGTCGTCGTCGACTATCTCCAGCTCATGCAGGCGTCGGGAGGCGAGAACCGCCAACAGGAGATCGCAACCATCAGCCGCGGGCTCAAGCACCTCGCCAGGGAGCTGAACGTACCGATCATCGCCGCCTCCCAGCTCAACCGGGCCTTGGAGGCGAGGGAGGACAAGCGGCCTCGGCTCGGCGACTTGCGAGAGAGCGGGTCGATCGAGCAGGACGCCGACGTCGTCATGTTCATCTACCGCCACGAGTACTACTACCCCGAGGCGCAGGAGACGAAGGGGATCGCCGAGGTGAACATCGCCAAGCATCGCCAGGGCGCAGTGGGTCGAGTCGAGATGACCTTCCTCCCCGAGTTCACCCTCTTCGCCGACATGGGACGCGACGCATCGGTCGCCGTCTAGCAGCGCGCCGTCGGGCTCCCCTGTCGGAGAGCGCCTTTCGCACCCGGTTCCCCCGGAGTGCCGTCGCCACGCCTCGTGCGTCGATGACTGAGGCCCTCGTGGCGTCTCCCAGGCCGGCCGGCCGCTCATCCGGCCACGCCGGGGAGGCCGGCCGGTCGGGCGGCGTGCTCCACCGAGCGCCGGGCGAAGCCGACTCGTGAGCCTCGACGCCTTGACGCTGGTGCTCGCCTCGGCCGTGCTGCACGCGTCGTGGAACCTGGTCGTGAAGGCAAGCAGCGATCGCCTCGTCGCGGCGTTCGCCCAGGTCACCATGGGTGCACTCGCCTTCGCCCCGTTCTTGCTCTTCGTCGACGTGCCCTGGGAGGCGTGGCCCTGGTTCGTGGCGTCGTCGCTCGTCCACCTGGCGTACGGGCTCACCCTCGTCGGCGCGTACGAGCGAGCCGACCTGTCACTCGTCTACCCGGTGGCTCGCGGTGCGGCGCCGGTCCTCGTCACGGTGCTCGCCGCTCTGGTGCTGGACGACGTGCCGAGTGCGGCCGGCCTGGTCGCCATCGCCTTCGTGATCTCAGGTGTCCTGTTCGTCGCTCAGGGCTCCTCCCGGTCCGGAGGCATGCGATGGGCGCTCGCCACCGGGGCCCTCATCGCCACGTACACGCTCATCGACGCCTCGGCGGTGCGGAGGCTCGACTCGGCATTCGGTTACACGGTGTGCGTCTTCTTGGGCAACGCGGCCGTCTACGTGCCGACGATCCTCCGCCTCCGGGGTGCCCGGCTCGTGCGAAGCGCCCTGCGTCGCGAGGGCGGGCGCCACCTCGCTGCTGGAACGGCCTCGGCGTTGGCGTACGTGCTCGTGCTGGCTGCCGCCCGGCTGGCGCCGCTCGGCCTCGTCGCCGCCTTCCGAGAGACGTCTGTGGTCTTCGGGGCGCTGGGCGCCTGGCTCCTCTTGGGTGAGCACCACGCCAGACGCCGGCTCCTCGGAGCGGTGCTGATCGCCGCAGGGCTCGCCGTGCTCGTCGGTGCCGGCTGACCGCGCCGGGAGCTCAGATCGGCCGCTTTCGGAACGGGCGAGGAACGTCACCTGAACATCTGCGGAACAATGCCGTGGAGCCGACGACAGATCGACCTCGGTCTGCTTGGTTGCGGAGTGGGCTACTCGACCGAAAGGACCACTCGTGAAACCAACCACTCGCGCCGGCGCCTTGCTGGCGCTCGCACTCGTCGCGGCCGGGTGCGGAGGCGACTCCACACCGTCCACCACCGCGCCAGAAGCCACCACGGTGGCGACGACTACGTCGCCGTCCGCCACGGAGCAGATGGAGGAGATGGGCGACGTGCTCGAGGTTGCGGAGGCCGAGGGCGACCTCGGGACGTTCCTCGAAGCGCTCGGGGCGGCAGGGATCATGGAGGACTTCCACGGTGAGGGCCCGTTCACGATCTTCGCGCCGAGCGATGCCGCATTCGAGACCTACCTCGCAGATGCCGGCATGTCGATGGAAGAGGCGTTCGCCGGCGCCGAGATGCTCCAATCGGTCCTCGGCTACCACGTCGTGGCCGCAATGGACGACGCCGAGATGGTCATGGGGATGGCGGGCGATTCGTTCACGACGCTGACGGGCGCGACGCTCGACGTCACCGTCGACGGCGAGACCGTGATGGTCGGGGACGCAACGATCGACCGCTACGACATCGAAGCCTCGAACGGGGTCATCCACGTCATCGACAAGGTGCTGAGCCCACCGGAAGCGTGACCGTGAACGAGCCGGGGGGACCGCAACGTGTCCCTCCGGTTCGACACACCCCCGACCGGGAATGACGCCGTCGCGCACCGCAGCCTGTCGGCGCTTCGCGGGATCCTTGCGGGACCCGGCCCGCCTCTAGGCGGGGATGACGTCGAGGGTGATCTGGAACTCGATGTCGGCATGCGGCTTCAACGTCACCTCGTGGATGCCGATCTCCTTGATCGGCGACCGGACCGCAACGATCGCCCGATCGATCTCGACACCGGTGAACTTGCGGATCGCCTCGGCGACGTCGGCGGACCCGATCGATCCGAACAGTCGGCCTTCGTCGCTGGCGCGCGCCGCAACGACCACGCGTGAGCCGATGAGGGCCGTCGCCAGGTTCTCGGCATCCTCCTTGACCTTGCGCTCATTCTCCTCGCGAGCGCGCCGCATCGCCTCGGCCTGGCGCACAGCCCCGTCCGTCGCCTTGACGGCGAGGCTCCTCGGTACGAGGTAGTTGCGGGCGTAGCCGTCCGAGACGTCGACGATGTCGCCCTTCAGGCCGAGGCTCGACACGTCCTTCGTGAGTATGACCCTCATCGGCTATCCCCGATTCTGGATGTACGGCAGGAGCGCCATCTCCCTGGCGTTCTTGACCGCCTGGGCGACACGTCGCTGGTGGATCGAGCACGCCCCCGTCACCCGGCGGGAGCGGATCTTGCCCCTGTCCGACATGTACTTGCGGAGCAGGGCGACGTCCTTGTAGTCGATCGTGATGCTCTTGTCCTCACAGAACTGGCAGGTCCGGCGCTTGCGCCGGATGTCGGGGCCGCCGGGACGGCGCCTCTTCTGCCGCTTGTCGTTCACCATGGATTTCCTCCTGGTCGGCTCAGAACGGGGCCTCGTCCGGGCCATAGTCTTCTCGTCCGACCGGAGCGGCCGGCGTCGAGTAGTCACCGCCGCCGGCGCGCGGAGTCTTCGTGACGGCCGCGGTCGCCCAGCGGATGGAGGGCCCGATGTCGAAGATGTTGACGTCGATCGTCGACCGCTTCTCACCGTCCTGGGTCTCCCAGCTACGCTGCTCGAGACGGCCGGTGACGATGACTCGCATGCCCTTCTGGAGGGATTCGGCGACGTTCTCCGCCATGTCGCGCCAGCACGTGCCGCTGAAGAAGCTCGTCTCCTCCTGCCACTGGTTGTCGCGGTCCTGGTAGCGGCGACTGACGGCGAACCGCACCTTCGTCATGGCGACGCCCGATGGTGTGAAGCGAAGCTCCGGGTCGTCGACGAGGTTCCCGATCAGTGTCACGCTGTTGGTGCTCATCTCTGCTCTCTCTCTGGCTGCCCGCTCGCCACTGCTGCGAGTCTGCACGCGGGGTACGACAGGATCCGCCTCAGCTCCCGTCGCGTCGAATGATCTTGTGCCGCACGATGAAGTCGGCGAGGGAAAGTGCCCTGTCGATCTTGGCGACGAGATCGACATCGCCCGAGAACTCGATCACCGAGTAGTAACCCTCGTTGATGTGGTCGATCTCGTAGGCGAACCTGCGCTTCCCCCAGAAGTCCGTCTTGGCGACGCTGCCTTCTTCGTTGAGCGTGGACTCGACCTCGCCAATGCTGTTCCTGACGTCCGGTTCGGCCAGCTCGGGCCGGTGGATCATCATGAGTTCATAGCTGCGCACGGCAGCACCTCCTGTGGACATCCGTGAGACGGAAGGCCCCCGATCTGCCTCGGGAGCAGGGGTGGATTGGGTTCAGGAGTGTACCCCATCGGCGGGGTCGCCCGTCCTGCGTACACCACTGCGGACGGCGTCATGGCACGAGGAGGACGTCGCCGTCCTCGAGCCAGGCGAGATCCCCCGCCTCCGTCTCGAGCGCGAACTGGAACTCGCCCTCCGGCGAGTAGCTCGGGCAGTTGTCACCGGCGTCACAGGGCTCCATCTCGAGCTTGGTGACGAGGCGCCCCCCGGCGTCGAAGAAGGCGATGTCGAGGGGGATCAGGGTGTCCTTCATCCAGAACGATCCGAAGCGCTCCTCGGCGTAGACGAACAGCATGCCGTCCACGTCGAGGAGGTCTTCGACGAACATCAGACCCCGGGTTCGTTCGGTCGGACTGTCGGCGACGGCGACGAGGGGCAGGGTGCGCTCCCCGATCGTCAGGGCGACGTAGGTGAGTCGATCGATCTGCGACGGGATGTCGGCCGCGCCGGTGGTGGACGACGGCGCCTCCGTCGGCGCGGCCGTCGTCGTCGGAGCCGCTGCCGGGGTTGTTGCCGGGGACGGCGTCGATGCGACCGGCCGGGATCCGTCGTCGGACGATCCGCAGGCAGCCACGATCAGGGCGACGACCAGGAGGTGGCGCATCCACCGAAGCTACCAACCCGGCGGCGTACCGTTAGCCGGGGCTACTTCTCCATCGCCTCGTCCGCCATGAGCTCGTCGGCGGTTCCGAAGGCGCTCTCCGTGAGCTCGCGAAGGACCGCCGCCGACTCAGCCGGCATGTGATACGTCTCCGCCTCCCCGGGGAAGGCGCCGCTCTGCACGTCCTCGAACCAGCGCGCCAGCGCCTCGACGGCGGTGTCGGCCAGGCCGGCGTACTGCCGCACGAACTTCGGCAGGTAGTCGCCGCCGCCGAGGCCCACGACGTCGTGAAAGACGAGCACCTGTCCGTCGCAAGACGCCCCCGCTCCGATTCCGATCGTCGGCACGTCGACCTCACGCGTGACGATCTCAGCGAGCACGTCCGGGACGCCTTCGAGGACGATCGAGAAGACCCCTGCGTCGGCGAGCGCTTTGGCGTCGGATATCAGCTCGTATGCCGCGTCGGCCTCCCGCCCCTGCACCCGCATTCCTCCCATGGCGTGCACGGACTGGGGCGTGAGCCCGATGTGGCCCTGCACAGGGATCTCCGCATCGAGGATCGCCTTGATCACGGCGGCGCGCTTGGCGCCGCCCTCGAGCTTCACCGCGGCGGCTCCACCCTCTCGGATCATCCTGGCGGCGTTCGTGACGGCATCTTCGGATGTCGTGTGGTAGCTGAGCCAGGGCATGTCGGCGACGACTAGGGCCTGGGGTTCGGCACGCATCACGGCCGCAGTGTGGTGAACGATCTCGTCGACGGTGACGCCGAGCGTGTCGGGCCTGCCGAGCACCACGTTGCCGACGGAGTCGCCGACGAGGATGACGTCTGCGCCTGCTCGGTCGGCGATCCGCGCCGTCGGGTAGTCGTAGGCGGTGACCATCCTGATCTTGTCGCGGCCCTTGCGGGCACGGATCATCGGAACGGTGGTCTTGTCCGGCATGTCGCTTCCTCTCTCCCCACCCGCAGGGTTGGGGGAACGCCGCTCTCGGATGGCTGCGGAGACCTCCCGCTGCGTCGTCGGCCGCCCCCGCTGAGGTCGCCCGCGACGGACGGCCGTCCGCGCTTTCACAAGTATCGCATCGTTCGGGGCGGGCGGGGGCGGATGCTCCCCGGTTCTCATCGGGCGCTACATTCGCGCCCATGGCTCGCAAGGACATCACCATGACGGAGGAGGAGATCAGCCGCTTCCTCGATGCGGACCGCACGCTCCAGGTCGCCAGCGTCGGCAGGGACGGGTATCCGCATCTGGCCCCGATGTGGTACGTCGTCGACGACGGGAGAGTGGTGTTCCGCTCGTTCACGAAGTCGCAGAAGATCGTCAACCTCACCCGCAACCCCAAGGTCACGGTGCTCGTCGAGGAAGGCGAGGCGTACTCCGACCTGCGGGGAGTGACGATCGAAGGCGACGCCCGCCTGGTGACGGACAGGGCCTACGTGCTCGAGGTCTACGGCCGGCTGGCCGCTCGCTACCCGATGATGGACGACCAGCCCGTCGAGCTCGACGCCGAGACGCTCGAGGCGACGTGGGGCCGGTACGCCGAGAAGAACACTGCCGTCATCGTGGAGCCGCGCAGGGTCGTCAGTTGGGACCATCGCAAGCTGGCGGGCGGCTACTGAGCCGTTGCCCCGTCAGCCGCCGGGCACCGGGATAGGGTTGCCGTTGCAGTCGAGGCCTTCTCCGGGACGGTAGGTGGCGAACACCGCGTCGTCGATGACGGAACCGTCGGGGGCGGTGCGCTGCCGGAACGTGTTGACCCTGGTGCAGCGAGACACCCTGCCGGACTGCTGCCCCGTCTGCTCGACCTCGAAGTACGGCGTCGAGTAGAGCTGCACGGTGATCGAGGCGCTCGTGTAGCTGGTCCATACGAGCATCGAGTACGGCGTGTTGTTGACGACTGCGAGGTCCGGCTGGGGGAAGTTGAGCGTCGCCTCCCTCCCGTAGGGGTATCGGGAGATGTAGATCGAGTGCGACTGGTACGAGTCGAAGTCGAGACCTGCGAAGAACGAAGCGTTGAACATAGTCGTGGCGAACTGGGAGATGCCGCCCCCGACGTCCTCGGTGAAATGCCCTCGCTCGATGACGCCCGCCGAGACGAAGCCCTTCGCCCTGGTCCGCGGACCGACGAACTCGTTGACCGAGAAGCGCTCCCCCGGGTCGATCACCTGACCGCGGACGAGATCGGCGATCCTGTGGATGTTCGTCACGCGAGACTCGCAGCAGGCGTGGCGCGTCGTGAACTCGCCGATGACCTCTTCGACGCCCATGGCCTCGACTCGCCCGATGCCGCCATCCTCCTCGACGAGCCTCGTCGGCAGGTCGGCGATCCCTCCCCTCTCGGCCGTCTTTCTCACGATGTCGGTGACACCAGGCCCGCAGCACATTCGGGCAGGCTCGCCGAGCGTGTACTGCACCTCCCCGTCGACGATGTCGAAGATCGGGTCGGGTAGCGGGTCGGCCAGGTCGGCGAGGAGCGACTCGATGCCGGGCTCGACACGCTCGGAATCGAAGAGGGGGACCAGGCCGGAATCCGTCGTCGACCCGTCGATCCAGCTGCGCACGACATCGGCGCTGATGAAGGCGATGCGGTCGCCGACCTTGGCGGGGATGCGCCTCGTCAGCGCCTTGGCTTCGGCGAGAGCAGATTCGAGCTGTGCTTGCGACACCTGGGTCGGCACGACGGTCGACTCGACAGTGAGAGCGTACGGCGGCGGGCCGGCGGCGACGGCCCCCTCGAGCGCCGCCACGACGTCGCCGGCCTCGACGACTGCCCCGTCGATCGCATCTTGGACCTCGAAGCCTCCGGTGGTCCCGGTGAAGGCCGGCTCGACCGGCTCCCGCACGATCCGGCCCTCGTCCCAGTCGACCAGGGCGTCCATCGCGTTCGGGTCGACCGCATACATGAGGTCGACTTGGCGATCCTCGCGAAAGCCCGCCAACCATGAGGAGAACTGGTCGAAGACGCTGCCCGTCCGCCCGATGGACATGGCCTCCGACTTCACGGCGTCGGCGTCGATGTACACCCCGGCAGCCCGGGTCGTCGTCTCGAGCGAGTACCCGGGCGCCGCCACGGTGAGCGGGACGACGTCGAGCCCCCCCTGGAGGGCACGCATCAGCTGGTCGAGGTCGGACTCGCCGAACCCGGACACATCGTGCCCCGCCACCGTGACGCCCGCCACGATCTCGTCGGCCGAGGCGATCCTGTACCCGACGAACACGGCGACTACCGCAAACAGGAGAGCGAAGACGATGGCGAGCACCCACACCGAGAGGCCGATCCAGCCACGCAAACCGGCGACGGTCAGGCCTCTTGTCTCCGCTGCCCCCCTGACCTCCACTTGACCACCCCTAGCCGATGCTCAACAGCTCGATCTCGAACGTCAAAGCCTGGCCGGCGAGCGGGTGGTTGGCGTCGATGAGCACGGCGTCACCGTCGATCTCCGCCACGACCACGGTCTGGCCGTCCGAGGTGGAGAGCTGGTCGCCGACTTGCGCACCTTCGGGCACCTGGTCGATGCCGACCTCGATCAGCAGCGCGTCGTCCCGTTCGCCGTATGCGTCGCCGGCCGCGATCCGCACCGACTTCAGGTCACCCACCGCCATACCGCGCACCGCCTGGTCGAAGCCGGGGATCATCTGACCCGACCCGACGGTGAACGTCAACGGGGTGCCGCCATCACGGGACGAGTCGAACTGCTCGCCGTCGTCGAGGGTGCCCACGTAGTGAACCGACACGACGTCGCCCTCCCCGGCCACTGCGCCGGGATTGGTCGCCGCAGCCGTCGTGGTCGGCGCGTCCGTCGTCGCCGGACCGGCGGTCGTCGTGGCTACATCGCTCCCGCCGCACGCCGTCGCGATGGCGAGCAAGAGGACGGCTGCCGGCATCGATCTCAAGGGAGTGCTCCATCCGATGGCATGTCTCTGGTGGCTTCGGCCGTCACCGCCGCCTCGGTCGATCCTCGCCCCCAACGAACCCGGCCCGGTGCTTGCCCTCAGCCCACCTCGGCATGGAGTGTAGGAGGGGGTCGGAGGTACACCCATCACTCAGAACTGGTCGCGCAACCACTTGATGTCGGCTGCGTGGTCTCCGGCGTCGCCTGGTGTCTCGACGACCACGGGGGCGCCGGCGTCGCGCACGAAGTCGATCAGCAGCTCGGGCGGGATCTCGCCGTGACCGAGGTTGGCGTGCCTGTCGCGGCGCGAGTTGTGTGGATCTCGGGAGTCGTTGCAGTGGATGAGGTCGACCCGGCCGGTCAACCCCCGAACGAGGCCGACTCCCGCCGCCAGGTCATCGCCGCCCGCCCAGACGTGGCACGTGTCGAGGCAGATGCCGACGTTGAGGTCGCCGATCTCGTCCCACAACGGGCCGTAGTTGGCGAGCTCTCTGACGACGGCGTTGCCTCCGCCGGCGGTGTCCTCGATGAGGATCGGAATGGGGCTTTCGATCGTCTCGAGAGCTTTTCTCCAGCGCTCGAAGCCGACGGCGACCGCCTCGTCGTCGCCGACGTGCCCTCCGTGCACGATCACGCCCGCCGCGCCGATCGTCTCGGCCGCCTCGACGGCCTGTGCGAGGTTCTTCCTGCTCGGGATCCGGATGCGATTGTTGGGCGAAGCCACGTTCATCAGGTACGGAGCATGGACGTATATCGGCAGCGGCGAGGCACGTAGCTCGTCTGCGTCCGGTCGTGGGCTCGGCTTCTTCCAGCCCTGCGGGTCGGAGAGGAAGAGCTGGATGAGGTCGGCTCCCCTCTCCTCCGCCTCGGCGAGAGGATGGGCCCCGCCCGTGTGCGCTCCGATGAGCATCTCAATCTCCCCCTTGCTGCTCGGGAGGATCGCCCGGCTCGCGGCGACTCCCGACGAGCCGTGCGAGGGCGAGGTTGCAGTGCACCGCGACCTCCTCGGCCGGCACATCCCAGGCGTCGGCGTCGACGTGGAGGACGCTGCCATCCCACTCTGCGGCCCACGGGTCGGGAGGGTACATGGCAGGGTCGGCGACCTCGATGAGCAGCTGCCTGCCCGGAACGCGCCCATCGTCGTCCTCGGAGCCCGACCTCACCGAGAGGACCTCGCTCCACGGGATGCGAACGCCGCGGCTCGGCCCGGCGATCCTCAGGTAGAGCGCGTCGTCGCTCAGCTCGACGACAGGTGCCCGCCTGAAGAGCCCGACGATGCCGACGAAGAGGAGCGGCACACCGACGACCACGAAGAGGCTCGACCAGAGGATGTCTTGGCGGCGCTCGACGATCCCCCGAGTCGTCAGGCCGCCGTCGTCCCCTACGGTCGGCGCCGATGAGAGGACGTGCCACCAGAGGATGTCGAGAGCCGTGACGATGAGGACCACTCCGGCGAAGCCGATGAGGAACTGGCGGATGGGTGACCGCTCGACGGTGAGCTGAACGCTCATGCGACTCCGAGGTCTCCGGGGACCACGACGGCATGGAAGGGGATGCCGAGGTCGCGCATGGCGCGGCGTGCCGCCCCCCCGCTCCTGTCGACGACGACGATCGCCTGGGCGACGTCGATTCCCTCGGACGCCAGCACCTTCGCCGACTCGACGAGTGACGCGCCGGTCGTCGTCGTGTCGTCGACGATCGCCGCGACGTCGGCGTGCGTCACCGGACCGACGACCCGACCGCCGACGCCGTGGGCCTTCTCCTCCTTGCGGATCGAGAAGGACTTGAGTCCGGGCGAGACGATCGCCGTGGCGATCGCCACCGGGTCGGCACCCATCGTCAGCCCTCCGACCGCGGTGACGCGGTCGCTGAGGATCGAGGCCACGCACGAGCCGACGAGCCGGCCGCCGTCGCCGTCGTACGTGGTCTGTCTCCCGTCGAGATACCAGTCCGACCACCCTCCCGAGCTGAGCTGAAACGGGCCGTCCGTGCGCAAGGCATGGTCGACGAGGTGGGTGACTAGTCCCTTTTTGAGTTGTTCGAAATTCTCCAAGAAAGTCCTCAAGATGTCGCGGCGGGTGCCGATAAGCGTACTCAGACAGGATGCCTTCCTACCTCCCGTCTAAGCCCGAACCGTGAGGCCGCCATTCGGCGGCCTTCGGTTCTTTCTGAGCGAGTTCGCCGAGAATGCGGATCGTCAGCCGCAAAACCCCGCGGTGGCACGATCGGAGTGGAGCAACCCTGGCATGAGCGACGGCGCTACTCTCCCAGGTGTGGAGATCGTCTTCGTGCGGCATGGCGAGCCTGCGTGGGCGATCGACGGGCTCTC is part of the Acidimicrobiia bacterium genome and encodes:
- a CDS encoding orotate phosphoribosyltransferase gives rise to the protein MENFEQLKKGLVTHLVDHALRTDGPFQLSSGGWSDWYLDGRQTTYDGDGGRLVGSCVASILSDRVTAVGGLTMGADPVAIATAIVSPGLKSFSIRKEEKAHGVGGRVVGPVTHADVAAIVDDTTTTGASLVESAKVLASEGIDVAQAIVVVDRSGGAARRAMRDLGIPFHAVVVPGDLGVA
- the ssb gene encoding single-stranded DNA-binding protein, whose amino-acid sequence is MSTNSVTLIGNLVDDPELRFTPSGVAMTKVRFAVSRRYQDRDNQWQEETSFFSGTCWRDMAENVAESLQKGMRVIVTGRLEQRSWETQDGEKRSTIDVNIFDIGPSIRWATAAVTKTPRAGGGDYSTPAAPVGREDYGPDEAPF
- the rpsR gene encoding 30S ribosomal protein S18; its protein translation is MVNDKRQKRRRPGGPDIRRKRRTCQFCEDKSITIDYKDVALLRKYMSDRGKIRSRRVTGACSIHQRRVAQAVKNAREMALLPYIQNRG
- a CDS encoding fasciclin domain-containing protein; translation: MKPTTRAGALLALALVAAGCGGDSTPSTTAPEATTVATTTSPSATEQMEEMGDVLEVAEAEGDLGTFLEALGAAGIMEDFHGEGPFTIFAPSDAAFETYLADAGMSMEEAFAGAEMLQSVLGYHVVAAMDDAEMVMGMAGDSFTTLTGATLDVTVDGETVMVGDATIDRYDIEASNGVIHVIDKVLSPPEA
- the dnaB gene encoding replicative DNA helicase, with protein sequence MTSLVDRPGTLHTPPHSAEAEESVLGAVLLSSDAANVALEKLRPEDFYRPVHQAIFEAVSSLFDANEPIDAVTVSEALRRTEMLERIGGLGYLTHLIDAVPATSNIDHYVSIVEEHALRRRLMRVGGEVSTFATTMDEPITEVLDRSEQAVFAVSERRVGDGLAPIDPLLGPAIELAEELNRKGNEVTGLSTGFRDLDRKLAGLHPTNLVIVAARPGMGKSTIALNIAQNVAITDEPVAIFTLEMSREEVVTRMLCSLGRIDSQKLRTGRLNESDFTKMSNAASVLYKKPIYVDDSPSLTVTEIRAKCRRMRRRPGLSLVVVDYLQLMQASGGENRQQEIATISRGLKHLARELNVPIIAASQLNRALEAREDKRPRLGDLRESGSIEQDADVVMFIYRHEYYYPEAQETKGIAEVNIAKHRQGAVGRVEMTFLPEFTLFADMGRDASVAV
- a CDS encoding peptidylprolyl isomerase → MPAAVLLLAIATACGGSDVATTTAGPATTDAPTTTAAATNPGAVAGEGDVVSVHYVGTLDDGEQFDSSRDGGTPLTFTVGSGQMIPGFDQAVRGMAVGDLKSVRIAAGDAYGERDDALLIEVGIDQVPEGAQVGDQLSTSDGQTVVVAEIDGDAVLIDANHPLAGQALTFEIELLSIG
- a CDS encoding deoxyribonuclease IV; this translates as MLIGAHTGGAHPLAEAEERGADLIQLFLSDPQGWKKPSPRPDADELRASPLPIYVHAPYLMNVASPNNRIRIPSRKNLAQAVEAAETIGAAGVIVHGGHVGDDEAVAVGFERWRKALETIESPIPILIEDTAGGGNAVVRELANYGPLWDEIGDLNVGICLDTCHVWAGGDDLAAGVGLVRGLTGRVDLIHCNDSRDPHNSRRDRHANLGHGEIPPELLIDFVRDAGAPVVVETPGDAGDHAADIKWLRDQF
- the rpsF gene encoding 30S ribosomal protein S6, with protein sequence MRSYELMMIHRPELAEPDVRNSIGEVESTLNEEGSVAKTDFWGKRRFAYEIDHINEGYYSVIEFSGDVDLVAKIDRALSLADFIVRHKIIRRDGS
- the rplI gene encoding 50S ribosomal protein L9, producing the protein MRVILTKDVSSLGLKGDIVDVSDGYARNYLVPRSLAVKATDGAVRQAEAMRRAREENERKVKEDAENLATALIGSRVVVAARASDEGRLFGSIGSADVAEAIRKFTGVEIDRAIVAVRSPIKEIGIHEVTLKPHADIEFQITLDVIPA
- a CDS encoding EamA family transporter, with protein sequence MLASAVLHASWNLVVKASSDRLVAAFAQVTMGALAFAPFLLFVDVPWEAWPWFVASSLVHLAYGLTLVGAYERADLSLVYPVARGAAPVLVTVLAALVLDDVPSAAGLVAIAFVISGVLFVAQGSSRSGGMRWALATGALIATYTLIDASAVRRLDSAFGYTVCVFLGNAAVYVPTILRLRGARLVRSALRREGGRHLAAGTASALAYVLVLAAARLAPLGLVAAFRETSVVFGALGAWLLLGEHHARRRLLGAVLIAAGLAVLVGAG
- a CDS encoding pyridoxamine 5'-phosphate oxidase family protein, whose product is MARKDITMTEEEISRFLDADRTLQVASVGRDGYPHLAPMWYVVDDGRVVFRSFTKSQKIVNLTRNPKVTVLVEEGEAYSDLRGVTIEGDARLVTDRAYVLEVYGRLAARYPMMDDQPVELDAETLEATWGRYAEKNTAVIVEPRRVVSWDHRKLAGGY
- a CDS encoding VanW family protein; translated protein: MRGWIGLSVWVLAIVFALLFAVVAVFVGYRIASADEIVAGVTVAGHDVSGFGESDLDQLMRALQGGLDVVPLTVAAPGYSLETTTRAAGVYIDADAVKSEAMSIGRTGSVFDQFSSWLAGFREDRQVDLMYAVDPNAMDALVDWDEGRIVREPVEPAFTGTTGGFEVQDAIDGAVVEAGDVVAALEGAVAAGPPPYALTVESTVVPTQVSQAQLESALAEAKALTRRIPAKVGDRIAFISADVVRSWIDGSTTDSGLVPLFDSERVEPGIESLLADLADPLPDPIFDIVDGEVQYTLGEPARMCCGPGVTDIVRKTAERGGIADLPTRLVEEDGGIGRVEAMGVEEVIGEFTTRHACCESRVTNIHRIADLVRGQVIDPGERFSVNEFVGPRTRAKGFVSAGVIERGHFTEDVGGGISQFATTMFNASFFAGLDFDSYQSHSIYISRYPYGREATLNFPQPDLAVVNNTPYSMLVWTSYTSASITVQLYSTPYFEVEQTGQQSGRVSRCTRVNTFRQRTAPDGSVIDDAVFATYRPGEGLDCNGNPIPVPGG
- a CDS encoding DUF192 domain-containing protein, whose protein sequence is MRHLLVVALIVAACGSSDDGSRPVASTPSPATTPAAAPTTTAAPTEAPSSTTGAADIPSQIDRLTYVALTIGERTLPLVAVADSPTERTRGLMFVEDLLDVDGMLFVYAEERFGSFWMKDTLIPLDIAFFDAGGRLVTKLEMEPCDAGDNCPSYSPEGEFQFALETEAGDLAWLEDGDVLLVP
- the panB gene encoding 3-methyl-2-oxobutanoate hydroxymethyltransferase codes for the protein MPDKTTVPMIRARKGRDKIRMVTAYDYPTARIADRAGADVILVGDSVGNVVLGRPDTLGVTVDEIVHHTAAVMRAEPQALVVADMPWLSYHTTSEDAVTNAARMIREGGAAAVKLEGGAKRAAVIKAILDAEIPVQGHIGLTPQSVHAMGGMRVQGREADAAYELISDAKALADAGVFSIVLEGVPDVLAEIVTREVDVPTIGIGAGASCDGQVLVFHDVVGLGGGDYLPKFVRQYAGLADTAVEALARWFEDVQSGAFPGEAETYHMPAESAAVLRELTESAFGTADELMADEAMEK